In Xenorhabdus griffiniae, the genomic window CAGAATTTCAATTTATCGGGATATCATCCGGACAAATTGTTGTTGGATGCCGGTTATTTCCATGACGCGGTGATGGCTGAGGCACAAAAATATCAGATCCCGCTGTTTTGCTCTGAAAATTCAACCCGGCAGAGCCCCCGAACAATCTACCCCAAATCGTTATTTATCTATGATGCTGGGAAAGACACTTATCTCTGCCCGGCCCATCATTCATTATCGTTGAAAAGCACCGTGGCCGCGTCAGAAAAAGCGCGAGGCTATCGGGTCTATGGCAGTGCCAATGGCACTCAATGCCGGCAAAAAACCCAATGTACACGGGCCAAAGGTGGAAGAAAAATAAAACGCTATCGGGAAGATGAAAAGCGGGATGAACTGCGTTTGCATATGGCTAACCCTGAGTCAAAACGGATATTGAGTCAACGAAAGCGCAGAGTAGAACCGGTATTTTCAGCTTTGCGGGGAATTCAGGGACTGGAGCGCTTTCGGCGTAGAGGATTATCAGCGGTAAAGCTGGAATTTACCCTGCATGCGATGGCCTATAACTTATCAAGAGCAGTGGCTCTGATATTATGGATAATTTTCAGCCTGTTATTGGTTCAAATAACAGGCACTGAAAAATGGGAGAGGATCTCAAC contains:
- a CDS encoding transposase, translating into MKGQRSLRALERLARLDLGCIWVSQGITPDHASLGRFIYQHQTVLTGMFFKELTLSVLRRSQSGISCLAGDGTVIEAMCSHYHLLTQAAISREKKTLSAAPATGQTEKRLQQLEQGTEVLRRRQENRAKKGKDGSQLRINPTEPDAVVQKLKRGKGFSTAYKPSVLVNTGRIIVAQTVDPSSETRVMADLLVQNFNLSGYHPDKLLLDAGYFHDAVMAEAQKYQIPLFCSENSTRQSPRTIYPKSLFIYDAGKDTYLCPAHHSLSLKSTVAASEKARGYRVYGSANGTQCRQKTQCTRAKGGRKIKRYREDEKRDELRLHMANPESKRILSQRKRRVEPVFSALRGIQGLERFRRRGLSAVKLEFTLHAMAYNLSRAVALILWIIFSLLLVQITGTEKWERIST